In one Arenibacter antarcticus genomic region, the following are encoded:
- the tsf gene encoding translation elongation factor Ts → MAKITAAEVNRLRKTTGAGMMDCKNALVEAEGDFEKAIEILRKKGQKVAAKRADRDSSEGAAIAKVNADNTLGVIISLNCETDFVAKNDTFVTLANELADLALNYDTKEAFLNADYKGNTVQDKLTEQTGVIGEKIEIGGFSRLSAPFVGSYIHAGNKIATLVGLSAAVNGADVAAKDVAMQAAAMNPVALNEAGVDQSVIDKEIEIAKDQLRQEGKPEAMLDNIAKGKLNRFFKDNTLVNQDFIKDSKLSVAQYVKSVDSNLEVTDFKRVALG, encoded by the coding sequence ATGGCAAAAATTACCGCCGCAGAGGTAAATAGACTAAGAAAAACAACAGGTGCAGGCATGATGGATTGCAAAAACGCCCTAGTTGAAGCTGAAGGGGATTTTGAAAAAGCAATTGAAATCCTTCGTAAAAAAGGACAAAAAGTAGCAGCGAAGAGAGCCGATAGGGATTCTTCTGAAGGTGCCGCTATTGCAAAAGTTAATGCGGACAACACTTTAGGTGTTATCATTTCCTTAAACTGTGAGACCGATTTTGTTGCTAAGAACGATACTTTCGTGACCCTGGCAAACGAATTGGCAGACCTAGCATTAAACTACGACACCAAAGAAGCTTTCTTAAATGCCGATTACAAAGGAAATACGGTACAGGACAAACTTACCGAACAGACAGGTGTTATTGGTGAGAAAATTGAAATAGGCGGATTTAGCCGACTTTCTGCTCCTTTTGTAGGTTCTTACATCCACGCAGGAAACAAAATAGCCACTTTGGTTGGACTTTCAGCAGCCGTTAATGGTGCTGATGTTGCTGCCAAGGATGTTGCTATGCAAGCTGCTGCCATGAACCCAGTAGCCCTTAACGAGGCTGGTGTTGACCAATCCGTTATTGATAAGGAAATTGAAATCGCTAAAGACCAACTACGTCAAGAAGGTAAACCAGAAGCAATGTTAGATAATATTGCCAAAGGAAAATTAAACCGTTTCTTTAAAGACAACACCTTGGTTAACCAAGATTTCATTAAAGATAGCAAACTAAGTGTTGCACAATATGTGAAATCTGTTGATTCCAATTTGGAAGTAACCGATTTTAAAAGAGTTGCTCTAGGATAA
- the pyrH gene encoding UMP kinase: protein MLYKRILLKLSGEALMGEKQYGIDPKRLSEYAEEIKEVVAMGVEVAIVIGGGNIFRGLAGSSEGMDRVQADHMGMLATVINGLALQSALELKGVQTRLQSAIQINEVAEPFIRRRALRHLEKGRVVIFGGGTGNPYFTTDSAAVLRAIEIEANVILKGTRVDGIYTSDPEKDKTATKFDSITFKDVLTKGLKVMDTTAFTLSQENELPIVVFDMNKKGNLIKLVSGENIGTVVNL from the coding sequence ATGCTATACAAAAGAATACTTTTAAAACTCAGCGGCGAAGCCTTAATGGGAGAAAAACAATACGGAATAGACCCAAAACGACTATCCGAATACGCCGAGGAAATTAAAGAAGTGGTAGCAATGGGTGTAGAAGTAGCTATTGTTATTGGTGGCGGAAATATTTTTAGAGGCCTTGCAGGATCCAGTGAAGGAATGGACAGGGTACAAGCAGACCACATGGGAATGTTGGCCACGGTCATCAACGGATTGGCATTACAAAGTGCCCTAGAGCTAAAAGGAGTCCAAACAAGACTACAATCTGCCATACAAATCAATGAAGTTGCCGAGCCCTTTATAAGAAGACGTGCGTTACGCCATTTAGAAAAAGGCAGAGTGGTTATATTTGGGGGCGGGACGGGTAACCCATATTTCACAACAGATTCCGCAGCAGTTTTAAGAGCTATAGAGATAGAAGCTAATGTGATCTTAAAAGGAACCAGAGTAGATGGTATTTACACCTCCGATCCAGAAAAAGACAAAACAGCCACCAAATTCGACTCCATCACCTTTAAAGACGTATTGACAAAAGGATTAAAAGTAATGGACACTACAGCATTCACCCTTAGTCAGGAAAACGAATTACCCATTGTGGTTTTTGATATGAACAAAAAAGGAAATCTTATAAAATTGGTTTCCGGAGAAAATATAGGAACGGTTGTAAACCTTTAG
- the frr gene encoding ribosome recycling factor yields the protein MNEEIKFILDSAQEGMESAMEHLERMFIKIRAGKASPIMLSSVMVEYYGSPTPLGQVANVSTPDARTLTVQPWEKNMLHEVEKAIMNANLGFNPMNNGDYVIINVPPLTEERRRDLVKQAKAEAEDAKIGVRNSRQEANKEIKNLDVSEDLIKGTEIEIQALTDKYIKRIDSVLEVKEVEIMKV from the coding sequence ATGAACGAAGAGATTAAATTTATATTGGACAGTGCCCAAGAAGGAATGGAAAGTGCCATGGAGCACTTAGAGAGAATGTTTATAAAAATCAGAGCAGGAAAAGCCAGTCCCATTATGCTCTCTAGCGTAATGGTAGAATACTACGGCTCCCCTACCCCTTTGGGACAGGTTGCCAATGTAAGTACCCCAGATGCTAGAACACTAACCGTACAACCGTGGGAAAAAAATATGCTCCACGAAGTTGAAAAGGCTATAATGAACGCCAACTTGGGTTTTAACCCCATGAACAATGGCGATTATGTGATTATTAATGTACCACCATTGACCGAGGAACGCAGAAGGGATCTGGTAAAACAGGCGAAGGCCGAGGCCGAAGATGCGAAGATCGGAGTACGTAATTCTAGACAGGAAGCAAACAAGGAAATAAAGAATTTAGACGTATCAGAAGATCTGATAAAGGGTACAGAGATTGAGATACAGGCGCTAACCGACAAATACATCAAAAGAATAGATTCAGTTTTGGAGGTAAAGGAAGTAGAAATTATGAAGGTCTAA
- a CDS encoding RND family transporter: protein MVAKLTQGFWAKTARIILRNRILILLILAATTIFMSLQWDKMRFSNSQANLLPDDHPVNLEYLDFLNKFGEEGNVVVLAIKDSTLFTPEKFNRWNKLSKQMGAFPEVDYVISTDNLQELVKDSLGERFVMRPLIKSTPTTKKEIDSITNHLFNELPFYENLIYNKKTRTIRTVIYLDKDIVNTSVRKDFILEDLSTLVNNFEKETGMDVRISGMPYIRTMNSQNIIDEIGKFILAALGVTSLIFFFFFRSFRATLISMFVVIIGVMWAFGILGLLQYEITVLTALIPPLIIVIGIPNCIFLINKYQQEVKKHGNQALSLQRVISKIGNATLMTNVTTASGFATFIITDSKLLKEFGIVASINILGIFVLSLLIIPIIYSFMSLPKDKHLKHLNTKWIETFVSWMERIVRERRIMVYIVSIVLLVTSIIGIYQIDISGSPIEDMPKKAEFFQDIRFFEQEFDGIMPVEIVIDTKRPKGVLKPTTLKKMDELGGHITDIPELSRPISVVDLVKYSKQAFYNGIPKYYQLPTSQENAFIMDVARKSADNGNLLSSFVDSTGQVARISTYMKDVDTERMEVIEGKLQEHISKIFPEDQYKVSMTGSALLFLKGTKYLVKNLILSLTLAIGLIALFMAYLFRSFRMIIISLIPNLLPLVITAGVMGFVGVPIKPSTILVFSIAFGISVDDTIHFLAKYRQELTANHWRIKKSVYAALRETGVSMFYTSIVLFFGFSVFVISNFGGTVALGALVSATLLFAMLANLILLPSLLLSLERSIANKQVLKKPQIDILPLDELNSPSEEEDPTR from the coding sequence ATGGTTGCAAAGCTAACACAGGGTTTTTGGGCAAAAACCGCAAGAATCATACTAAGAAATAGAATCCTTATTCTTTTAATATTAGCTGCTACGACCATTTTTATGTCGCTCCAGTGGGATAAGATGCGATTTTCCAATTCACAGGCCAATCTCTTGCCAGACGACCATCCTGTTAATCTGGAATATCTGGACTTTCTAAATAAATTTGGGGAAGAGGGCAATGTAGTGGTCCTTGCAATAAAGGACAGCACCCTGTTCACTCCAGAAAAATTTAACCGTTGGAACAAGTTAAGCAAACAAATGGGTGCCTTCCCAGAGGTAGATTATGTAATCTCTACAGACAATCTTCAAGAGCTGGTAAAGGACTCCCTTGGGGAAAGATTTGTGATGCGCCCACTTATCAAATCAACCCCTACGACCAAAAAGGAAATAGACAGCATAACCAATCACCTCTTTAACGAGCTACCCTTTTATGAAAACCTGATCTACAATAAAAAAACCCGCACCATTCGTACGGTCATATACTTAGATAAGGACATTGTAAATACCTCTGTGCGGAAGGACTTTATTTTGGAAGACCTCAGTACTTTGGTGAATAATTTTGAGAAAGAAACAGGGATGGACGTAAGGATCTCGGGGATGCCTTATATCCGGACCATGAATTCCCAAAACATCATAGATGAAATTGGCAAATTTATCCTCGCGGCACTGGGCGTAACCTCATTAATTTTCTTCTTTTTCTTTAGAAGCTTCAGGGCCACTCTCATTTCTATGTTTGTTGTAATCATCGGGGTGATGTGGGCATTTGGCATTTTGGGACTCTTACAATACGAAATAACGGTACTTACCGCACTGATTCCACCTCTGATCATTGTAATTGGGATTCCCAACTGTATTTTCTTGATCAACAAATACCAACAGGAAGTAAAGAAACATGGTAATCAGGCCCTATCCCTGCAACGGGTAATTTCCAAAATTGGAAATGCCACTTTAATGACCAATGTGACTACTGCATCTGGTTTTGCAACCTTTATCATTACAGACAGCAAACTCCTGAAGGAATTTGGCATTGTGGCTTCCATAAACATTCTGGGAATTTTTGTGCTTTCCCTGCTGATCATCCCGATCATCTACAGCTTTATGTCGCTACCAAAAGATAAACATCTAAAACATTTGAACACCAAATGGATAGAGACTTTTGTAAGTTGGATGGAAAGAATTGTAAGGGAGCGGAGAATTATGGTATACATTGTTTCCATTGTACTTTTGGTAACAAGTATTATCGGCATATATCAAATCGATATTTCCGGAAGCCCCATAGAAGATATGCCTAAAAAAGCAGAATTCTTTCAGGATATTCGGTTTTTTGAGCAGGAGTTTGATGGCATTATGCCCGTAGAGATTGTAATAGACACCAAAAGGCCAAAAGGGGTATTAAAGCCTACTACCCTTAAAAAAATGGATGAATTAGGGGGGCATATTACGGATATTCCTGAGCTTTCCAGACCTATTTCCGTAGTAGACCTGGTGAAATATTCCAAACAGGCCTTCTATAATGGCATCCCCAAATACTACCAACTACCTACCTCCCAAGAGAATGCCTTTATCATGGATGTTGCCCGAAAATCTGCCGATAACGGAAACCTTCTGAGCAGTTTTGTTGACAGCACAGGCCAAGTGGCAAGGATTAGCACCTACATGAAAGATGTGGATACTGAGAGAATGGAGGTCATAGAAGGGAAGCTTCAGGAACATATCAGTAAAATTTTCCCTGAAGACCAATATAAGGTAAGCATGACAGGTAGCGCCCTGCTGTTCTTAAAGGGCACCAAATATTTAGTAAAAAACTTAATATTATCACTAACCTTAGCAATTGGACTGATCGCCTTGTTTATGGCCTATCTCTTCCGGTCATTTAGAATGATCATCATCTCGCTTATACCCAACTTACTACCCTTGGTGATTACGGCCGGGGTTATGGGTTTTGTGGGGGTACCCATTAAGCCTTCAACCATTCTAGTATTTAGTATTGCCTTTGGTATTTCCGTAGACGACACCATTCATTTTTTGGCGAAATACCGGCAAGAGTTGACCGCCAATCACTGGAGAATTAAGAAATCGGTTTATGCAGCCTTAAGGGAAACTGGGGTAAGTATGTTCTATACTTCTATTGTGTTGTTCTTCGGATTTTCTGTTTTCGTCATTTCCAATTTTGGAGGAACTGTAGCATTGGGAGCCTTAGTATCCGCCACCCTATTGTTTGCTATGTTGGCTAACCTCATTCTATTACCCTCCTTACTACTTTCGTTAGAAAGGAGTATTGCCAACAAACAGGTATTGAAGAAACCTCAGATAGACATTCTTCCCTTAGATGAATTAAATTCGCCAAGCGAGGAGGAAGACCCAACGAGATAA